From the Chlamydia ibidis 10-1398/6 genome, the window TAAGCATATACGAAATTTAAGATAATGATGCAACTCTTCAGTAAATAGATAAAACAATCGATGTATAGACGAGATTTTAAGAGGAATAGTCTAGAATCTGATAACTATGTTATAATGTCTTCGCATTTTTATGAATATGGTCTTATTTTAATAACTTCCTAATATTTAGCTAATGAAAGTACGTGTAGTAGATTCTGGAAAAGGGGACTCAGCAACCCATATGGCTAGGGATAAGCAGTTGTTGGAGTCCATAGGAGAGGGGGAGATTATTCTTCATCTCTATGAGTGGAGTGGTGAATACCCAATGACATATGGCTACTTTATGAGACCAGAAAAATTTTTAGTTGATAATAGGGAAAAGTTAGGAATGGATGCTGCTATTCGTCCTACTGGAGGGGGATTTGTCTTTCATCATGGAGACTATGCATTTTCTCTGCTGATGTCTTCGTCTCACCCACGTTACAGCAGTGCCATTCTGGAGAATTATCATACCGTTAATAGTATGATTCTAAACGTTTTAAATAAAATTTTTTCTATACAGGCTGTGCTAGCGGAAAGTGAGAGCTGTTCTTCTCACAATACTCAATCTTCAAATTTTTGCATGGCCAAGTTATCGAAATACGATGTTGCCGTTGGGGGACGTAAAATCGGTGGTGCTGCTCAACGTACAGTTAAACAAGGTTTTTTACATCAAGGATCAATATTCTTATCTGGAAGTTCCGCAGATTTTTACACGCGTTTTCTTTTACCTCATGCCATACCGCTCATCGTTCCCGAAATAGATAAGCGGTCTTATTTTCCTTTGGGTATTAATGTAGCCTCCTCTGTTTTACAGGAAGCCCGGGAGGATATTAAACATAATTTAATAAGAGAATTTGCTTCTGAGGGAATATGAGAAGGCTGTTTGTATTGAGAATACTTATCTTTCTATTAAGCTTTGGTTGTGCGAACCACATTTTCGCGTATACGATTCACTGTCCTCATTCTAAAGAATATGCCGCTGTAATGGTATATGATAACGGTCGTGAGGTATATGAACAGCTTCTCAAATTTATCGATGCCGCAGAACATTATGTGGAACTTTGTCCTTGTATGACAGGCGGAGCCTTGCTGGAAGAAATATTAGAGCATTTGGATAAAAGACTACAAGAAGTGGAGCAACTAACTTCTTACATGATTATCCAGCCAACACTCATCGATTTGCAAGATAAGAAATTATTATCTGATATGCGGGCAAAATGGGGAAGTCGTTTTTCTTATGTGTTTACTGGATGCCCGCCTAGCTCGAATATCCTTGCTCCAAATGTCATAGAAATGCATGTGAAGCTGTCAATCTTTGACGGAAAATATATTATAATTGGAGGAACCAATTTTGAAGATTTCATGTGTACTCCAGGAGACAAGATCCCT encodes:
- a CDS encoding lipoyl protein ligase domain-containing protein, translated to MKVRVVDSGKGDSATHMARDKQLLESIGEGEIILHLYEWSGEYPMTYGYFMRPEKFLVDNREKLGMDAAIRPTGGGFVFHHGDYAFSLLMSSSHPRYSSAILENYHTVNSMILNVLNKIFSIQAVLAESESCSSHNTQSSNFCMAKLSKYDVAVGGRKIGGAAQRTVKQGFLHQGSIFLSGSSADFYTRFLLPHAIPLIVPEIDKRSYFPLGINVASSVLQEAREDIKHNLIREFASEGI